The Candidatus Bathyarchaeota archaeon genome contains the following window.
TTGGAATAGTTTCCGCTCAATCTATAGGGGAACCAGGTACTCAGATGACGCTTCGGACGTTTCATTATGCTGGAGTTAGAGAGCAAAACGTAACTCTTGGGTTACCACGTCTAATTGAAATAGTAGATGCGCGAAGAACACCCTCTACCCCTATCATGACCATTTACCTTGACAGGGAGCATCGGAAAAGCGAAGAGAAAGCCACTGAAGTTGCGCGGGAGATCATTTGCACAACTACGGAGGACATCGCAAAAGTCATGTATATCGATTCTGGACAGGAGGAGGTTGTTGTTGAACTTGACTTAACAATGATGGAAGATCGCGGTGTTACGTTAGATGAATTAGAGAGCGCATTGTGTCTGCCGAACTGCACATTAAGGGTAGAGGGAGATCATCTTTACTTTAAGCCAAAGAAGCCTGTAGATCTTAGAAAGTTGCTGGGCAGAGTTTCCAAGCATCTTGTCAAAGGTGTATCAAATATTCACAGGGTTCTTGTTACTGAGGAAGCGAGAAGGTGGGTTGTACGAACAGACGGTTCCAACCTATCAAGTGTTCTTGAAGTTTATGGTGTGGATCCTATGCGAACTATCACTAATCACATACATGAAACCGCTAAGACTCTTGGAATCGAGGCGGCCAGAAATCTTGTAATAGAAGAAGCGATCGGCGTACTTGAAGAGCAGGGTCTCGATGTGGATGTGAGACACGTTATGTTGGTGGCTGATATCATGACTGAAACTGGGGATGTGCGGCAGATAGGGCGACACGGGATCAGTGGCCAAAAAGCCAGCGTTCTTGCTAGAGCAGCTTTTGAGATCACTGTTCCAAACATTGTTGAAGCAGCTATAATGGGGGAAAGCGATCCGTTGAGGGGGGTAACTGAAAACGTGATAGTGGGGCAATCTATACCTATTGGCACGGGTTTAGTTGACCTCTACATGTCAACGTTGCGTCGTGAGGAGAAAAAATGATCGACATTAACAAAGCTATTGCTACAGCTGTGAGAACCGGAAAGGTTTTGTTCGGAGCTAGTAATGCTGTGAAAAACGCCAAAATAGGAAAGGCTAAGCTTTTCATCGTAGCAGCAAATTGTCCAACCAATGTTCGTGAGGATATTGAATATTATTGCAAGTTCTCTGGTATTCCAGTGATTTTTTATAATGGAACTAGTATAGACTTGGGTGCAGCTTGCGGAAAACCTTTCGTGGTTTCAGCTTTAACGATAAAGGAACTTGGTGACTCGGATATTCTTAAGCTTACGGAGGCAGTGAATGTCTAGTGGAATACGGTTCACGGG
Protein-coding sequences here:
- a CDS encoding 50S ribosomal protein L30e — encoded protein: MDINKAIATAVRTGKVLFGASNAVKNAKIGKAKLFIVAANCPTNVREDIEYYCKFSGIPVIFYNGTSIDLGAACGKPFVVSALTIKELGDSDILKLTEAVNV